A window of Ascochyta rabiei chromosome 6, complete sequence genomic DNA:
AGATTCAGCTTCCCCGGCTGCAGCTCGTGCGGACCCCCGAGCCGATGGGTGACAGAAATTGGCACGGTTTGGTATTCGCCAAACGTGGTGTCGAAAACTTCGAGATGCTTTGGTTCGTTTTGTGACTGTTGATGGGTGATGAGGGGCGGTCAAGAAGAGCAATAGCGTCTCGTGGGAGCCAGCTCTCGTCGTTCATGGAAAAAGTTAGAGGAGCTCCGGAGAAACTTCGGGCAAATGGCTTTGGTGGTTGCCCTCCGCTGTGACCTGGACGACACTTCAACACAACGTCATGAATCACAGCAGGTTGCCATATCACAACTGCTGGAAGATGCTATTCCAATGCACTTGCGTTTCTAAATAGGCTGTACGTACGTGCTGTCGGCTACTGTATCACATATGAACCGACGTGATGGTCCCGAACGTCCATGGATTGCTCGAAGACACAGCATCTGACTGTACACGAACAACGTGCTGAGCCCTCAGCCCGAAACCTTTTTGCTACTTGCAAGGTATTTTCTCTCTGTCTAGAAATTTCGAATCCTCATCGCCATTCTACATGCTGGTGACTCTTTCTGCATCAATGCTAATAACAGCAACAAGCTATGCTTGATGTTGACTAGGAAACTTCAGATGCGATGGTGGCAGCTTCTAGGCTACTGTGGGCTTCTCCATAGCGAGTACCATTGACGACCTGAATTGGTCAAGGATCTTCCCGGAGTATAGCGCTGTGTGCATTCGTGCCTGGGCTACTTCAGCCCTGTGTACGGTCTCCTGCAACACCATCGCCATTTTCACTATATTTTTGTGCCAATCGAAAAACGGATAAATCTCTAGCTGCATTCGATGTCACCAATCGGACCTCGTCTGACCAAGATTGTAGTGCTCATAGACGCGGGACGGCGATAATGACCCTTACGCAAGGCTCGACCTGGTAGGTCTCGCAACGCAGTACGATATCCGGCGAAAGCGAATCCGACCATCGATTTCAGCTGGTAGAGTTGCGTGAGGCGTTGACGGTATGGCATCGGTGAACGTTATCGTGCACGATGTACATGAGCAAGAGTGTACATGGGACCAAAGAGACGTATAAAGCCAGCCGTAGTTGTACCTGAAGTGAACTATCAGCACCGACACTTCTTTAACAAAATCTTCGGTCTCATTACACTCCGTTCGCTCAACGCTTCTCGTCATTGACTCAATATGCTCTTCCAGGCCACCATTCTTGCTCTTCTGGCTTCGGTCTCCCTCGTTACAGCCTTGCCCGGTGGAGACACCAAGACCAAGACCAAGACCAAGACAGACACTAAGACCGAGTCCAAATGCTCTGCTGGTAAGGCTGGCGATTTACGTGCTCAGCCTTGGGGGGGAAATCGCTGACCACGACGCAGTCTACAGTACCAAGACCTACCCTGGAGAGAAGGAAACCACCTACCTTTACACCAAGACCGAAGTCGTTCCCTACACCACCGTCACCACCAAACTCTCAACCTCCTCCTCACCGTACCCCttcaccaacaccaacgtCGTAACCACGGCAAGTCCTCCCCACCACCTCTTCCGCTACAGGACTAACAGCCCTAGACCAAGTCTTACTACGAGACCAAGACGTATTACGAGACGGCTCCAGTCGTCGTCACCAGCTACGTGACCAAGACCAAGAGCGATGTCAAGACCAAGACCAGTGTCGAGACATCCAAGAGCACGTAAGTCCGAACGGCGCTGATCCCCTTGCCCTACGTTGCCATTACGACCCATATCCAAAACCCCTTACTCTTTTTCTACTCCATAATTTTCTTCTAATAGCTACTAACAAACCCCAAGCTCCGTCGGCACGACATACAAACCTGTCGTCGGCACAGTGACGTACACGGACGTCGGCAGCAAGACCAAGACTGACGTCGTCACCAAGACCGACAAGGTCAAGTACACAAAGACCGAGGTGGAGACCAAGACGGCGTGCACGACTAAAGGTGGTTATGGAGGCGGCTGGTAATAGTCGATACCGCGCGTGTGTGGCGTGGCGTAGCACCGAGTGTTGCGAGAGACGGTGCACAGGATGTGATGTGGGGGGTTTGGTGCATTGGGCCAACTAGGATCGCTCTTTTGTGGCTTTGAGGTGATTGGAATTGGTAGCCATTTCTTAACGAAACCTTCTTTTGAAGAGCTTGTGTGTTTGATGTTCGATATTCTGCTGTGCCGTGTCGTTGGACGAAGCGTCGAGAAGCTTGTTTATGTACAGCCAACCGTGCATCCTCTTCCCAAGCCTCCCTATCACCTGCCATGCTCTTTCCTGTTCGTCCGTTCTttggctctggctctggcgCAGGGGTACAGGAGCCTCACAGCTGAGGGTGTGAGGGTACAGGGCCAACATTGACGGGCATCCGTCTTTTCGTTTCCATCACCCATTTTGCATCAACTTGGCCAAGCGCATCCGTCTTGCATTCGCACCCATCCACATGTTCTACGCTAAAGAACAACACTCAAGGCCGGGTATCGTACTGCCATTCAACGCCTTGCTATGCTCCCTTCTACAGACACGGACACACGAAACGGCATCAACCCATCTTGACGTTTGAAAAATCCATCTCCGGATGCTGAGACTTGAACTGCTCGAGAATGTCCAGCTTCTTCTGCTCGTCGCTCGTCGGCTTGCCCATCTCCTTCTGGCGCTGGTCGAACATCATCTTCTCGACCATGCCGCGCGTCTCGCCGTCGAGGTCGCCCAGGTTGCTGTTCTCGGGCTGGATCTTGCTGGTGTCGATCTTGGGGGCCGAGGTGATGACGTGCGGCCACCACTCCATCTGGTTGACCTTGTCGAGGTGGATTTCAATGTCCTTGCCTGTGGCCGAGGTGCTCAGGGTCCAGGTGGAATCGTCGACACGGATGGGGTGGGGGAGCTCGCCCTGGCGCCTGTCAGCGTGACCCTGTATACGAATTGGGGTTTAttttatttttatttttagGGACAACGCACGTCGATGACGGGCTCCTGGCCCTTGATGCCAACCTTCAGCGTGTTCCTGCCGATCTTGACGTCCAGATCCTTGCCCTTGTACTTGGACTCGACTGAGACGGTAATGTCGAGGTCCTTGATCGTCTGGTCCCACTTGTAAGGCAGCGCAGCCTGCTCGTCCTGCTCCTTTGCCTTTGCCGCGGCATcgagcttcttctgctcctCGGGCGGCGGTGCGTCTGACATGGCGGATCGCTGGTGCGGTGTTTGCAGTTGTTTGGCGGGGAAATGCGTGGCAGCGCTCGAAACATGTGGCGGGCGCTCGGCAGGCGCGTCGTCATAGCGTAGCTGGCAGCTGGCAGCTGGCAGCTGGCAGCTCCTCGCAGTGGGTCCGTCCTCATTCTACGTACCAGCACCCCGGCTACACTAACCACGTATTCtgtgctgccgctgcccgAACCGCGTATCCCTTTGATTGTCAGCCATTGCTAGCCACGACTCCCGTATTCTTCTCTCGTTTTGTTGCGCCGGCATGTCGCGATAGACACAGCGGAGCCACCGCAGCCACCGCCGCCAACACGatcgctgccgccgccgctgcgaACCAGCAGACGACGACATCACTTGCGCATCCCCGGCGCCCGGCCCTCGGCACCCCCCGGCTGTAGCATCTGCCGGACCCCATGGCAAGCTCCTTCGAGAAGAGCGTGAAGGGCGGGACGAAGATAAAGGTACCGTTCCCTTCTCGAGCTCTCTGCGCCCACCTACCCATTGCGACACGCTAACCAATGCACACAGCTCGCGGCCCCCAAGTCAAAGTATGTCGAACACATCCTCGTCGCGACCCATGCAGGCGAAGCCGGCGTCGCTGAGATCTTCCGCGCCCTCACCAACCGCCTGCGCGACTCGACCTGGACCATCGTCTTCAAGAGCCTGATCATCGTACATCTTATGATTCGCGAGGGCGAACCAGAAGTCACCTTGAAGTACCTGGCGCAAAACCCCCAGCGGAAGCTCGCCATCAATTCGTTTACAGAGGGTAAGTGTCGTAGCGAGCATCATGAAGCCtgggcagcagcagagtCTATTCGGTCGAGGAGCACGGAGTCATGTTGGTCAAAGTGCGGATAGACGGCATACCAGACTTGTGCTGACCGAAGCGTAACAGTGCAGACGCAGGGCCACAACATCAGAACCTACACCGAATACCTGCTCCGTAGGGCCATCGAGTATGGCGCAACCAAAGTCGACTACGTGCGTGGCGGCGAGGGCCGACTGAAGCGGTTAACGGTCGAGAAAGGTCTTCTCCGAGAGGCAGAAAGCGTTCAAGAGCAGCTTAGATACCTGCTGAAGTGCCAGGTACGACAGTCGGGCTGAGGGACAATTCCATGCTAACGACTGTGGCAGCCATTCGACGATGAACCTGAGAATGAGATCACACTGACTGCTTTCCGCTTGCTTACCATGGATCTGTTGGTCTTGTTCCACGTCATGAACGAAGGCACCATCAATGTTCTAGGTAAGATCACCACCACTCGAACTGCCCCTGCAATTAAGCTAATCAAGCAGAACATTACTTCGAAATGTCAAAACCTGATGCAACACGCGCCTTGGCCATCTACCGGACCTTCGCAAGGCAGACCGAGGCAGTCGTTCAGTATCTCAGCCTGGCTCGCTCGCACGAACACTCAACGAGACTAGAGATACCCAAGATCAAGCATGCTCCGACAGGTTTGGCGGCATCGTTGGAGGAGTATCTAAACGACAAAGACTTCGAAATAAATCGACGACAGTACATTGCCGAGAAAGAGGCTAAGAAGAATGGCGGGAAGCCCACCAACGGTGCAAGTAATGGAGCCAGCAAAGCCTCAGAGCCACGATCAACAACATCAAGCCAGCCCAACAGCCAGCCCAACAGCCAGCCGCAAGCAGCGGCACCACAGACCAATGTCAGTGCGCCTCTTATTGACCTGTTCGCCTCGTTGCAAGACAATCAGCAGACTATGGCTACTCACGCGCCGATACAACAACAATTTCCGCAACAGACGGGCTTCGACCAAGCAATCCAACAGCAAGGTTATCAACAGCCGGGTTTCCAGATACCTCAGCAGACCGCAAACGATATGGCCTTCAGTCAACAACAGCAGCCGTTCATGCCACAACATACACAGAGCACGAATCCATTCCAGATGCAACAGCAACCGCAACCGCAACTCCAACAGCAGCAACTTCAGCCACAGTTCACAGGTGCCGGGTTTGGCGGTTACACGCCTCAGCCATTCAGCCCACAAAACAGCCTTGCGCCGATACCTCAAAATGGCGTGCCAGACTTCTCGCAGCAACAGCAAATGCAGCTTCCTACTATCGCTGAACCGAtacaacaacagcaaacaTCCACCAACCCATTCCGCCAGTCTATGCTACCAAATATGACGGGCGCAGCTGAGCCGAAGCTTCTCAACAACCCCACCGGTGCAAGCTCACCCGGTCGCTCTGCAACGAATCCATTCGCAAAACAGACCACAGGTTTTCAACAGCAATCCCTACCACCGATGGGGTCGTTGCCGTTCGGCGCCCCGTCATTCCAGCCATCCCCGTTCGCACCGCAACAACAGCAAGCACAGCCACTCCAGCCTACCCCTACAGGCACAAACCCTTTTGCGAGGAATGCTTCTCCACAGAATGCCACATCTCCACCGGGTGGTCTCTCGGTACATGCAACTGGAAGTACGAACCCTTTCAGACAAAGCGCATTTGTCAACCAGCAGACCGGGCAAGGCTGGCAGAACACCGGCGGCGGCACGATTGGTGGCGTGAGCATGGATCAGGTACCTACCCAAAGTGTGTTCCCACGCCCTGgacaacaacagcaaacGCAAAACTTTCTCGGTTGATCACGGGAATGTGATGTGGTTGTTCTGCGATGGGATAGTAATGCGGTCATGTGATTGGATTCACTATGGCTTGGAGCTCATGGGACTACCTTGCTACGGCGGGTAGGGCGTTGGTTTTCGCAATCGTTTTCTCTTTTGTTGGGTTTGAGGATATACCTGCACCGAATCGTAACAACACGGAATGTGCCGGGGTAGAGAGAAGTCGACAGGAAGAGTGCACACGGTACAGCAGCATGAGCTTATGGGTGGACTCCTTTGTAAGTCTAGTTGGTTATGCAAGGGCCGGTCTGCGAGAGACCCGAGTTGATGAATATAATATTGATACCGCAGCATTTCACCGAGTCACCGAAGCCCGGAAAAAGGTGCAACTGACCAAGTATGCGGCTCTGCTCGAAAGGTGGCGACCGCATCCACCGCGAATAGTAAGTCCAGCAGGCACCACACTGCCCACACGTTCCTTGCGCAAACCAGGCGTCCGAAAGACCACCTAACACCCTCCACCTCAAACGGCCCCCAACCCTCCCAAAGTCACTGCCACCCGTGGCAACAAGTCACCAGCCCACTTGCCTTCTTCTCCCATAAACCGACTCCATCTCCTGGAAAAACGTCATCGTGACCAGCAACCGCAAGCCTGGTCAGGCAGCCAACATGTTCGCATGTGCGGTGAAGATGTTCATGTGGTCCTGACCGGCGGGCTGGAGCAGCCAATCACAGTGCGGCAAAGGAGCCTCAGCCACGCGGCTAAGCCACTGCGGCGCAAAGGCGGTGCTAAAAAGGTGCGTGCTCGGATGGTGCGTGAACGTAGTGCCAGGCAGGTGAGACATGGAGGAATATGAGGATATACTGTGTGAGTTTTGCTCGTGTCGTTGTCCTTCAACAGCGTGTGAAGTGTCGAGTATAAGTACCGGTTGTCTGGTACTTTATTCTTTCTTCATTTCTCTCTACACTACCACTGCTCTATTATTTCTCTCTACACTACCACTGCTCTACTATTGCTCTCTACACTACCACTGCTCTACTACACCTCCTCCTTCTTACCTTCAACTTGCTATTCAAACTCTACACCACAGCGACACACAATGTCGTCCTTCCGCTACACGCACACGCGTGAACGCGAACGCGACCGCAACACTTCATCTCCACCACCGTCACTCCCCCGCCGCACCTCGTTCAAGCGCCAGCGTCTCTTCTCCTcagacgacgaagacgccGGCTACGACGACTACCCCTACGCGGGCAACCACCGGCCCTCGCGCGCCCTAGTCAAGCGCGACCAGCCGACCCAGCTCGAGCGCTGGGGCATCTGGACCGACGCGCGCAAGCAGGAGCGCTGCGACTCGGCCGCCGAAGATGACGGCGACAGGCGCGAGCCACTGCGGCCACGGGCCAGGACGAGGAAAGTCAGTTTCGCAGCACGCGTCGAGCGGGATGCGGACGAGGGCGAGGATGAAGAGCGCGCGTTCCGAGTGCAAGTCGCTACGCTCGCTCGCTCGCGGCCTCGACCCGCCTCCCCGCCACCATCGCGTAGACGGCAGACTGAGTCTGACGATGAGAGGCGGGCCGTGCGCGGCTGGTCTGGTGAGCTGTTTCGGACGAGGGAGAGGTGCGTGAGTGAGGACTATGAGGCGCACGAGAGGGCGAGGTCGCGGTCGAGAGAGTGTTGGCACAGGGAGATGGGTTGGTGCGATGATGAGGTGGATCAGAGGGAGACGGAGGTTGAGGCGGAGAGGTGGGTTACGTGGAGGAGGCTgaagaggacgaggacggAGGAGCGGAGGCCGTTGGCTGGATGGCGGAGGATGTGATGAAGTCGTGCTCTTTTTTTGTTCTTAATCTGGCGTCAGTAGGATGTTGCTGATGATGTGGCACATGAGGCTGGTGTTTGGATAGATGGCTTTGCGTCCTTCGGGCCTTCATTCTTGTCTCTTTTGCTCTTTCGACAGTTGGCGGTAGCGCAGAATTTAAATACCCCTAATCAAGGAAGCAGATAATAATGGAATACGAATGAAATTGTTAGTGGATTACTTAGTACCTTGCCATCTGTTAGACTCGTCACTAGTTCTCAAGATACCGTGCGTGAAGAGTGGTATGTAGCATTTGCTTTACGTTCCAAGTCTCGATAAAAGCGGAAGAGGAATGATTGGCATTGCGTTTCAAATGTTGATCTTTCGCTGTTCCgtaaagaaggagaaggtaGATTGCCTTGCAGCTTCAAATGTATACAACGATGAATTTTGCGGAGAAGCACCTGCAGGTCCTCTCCGGTCCCTGCGATGCGCATACCACCAACTCCTCTTCAATCCACAATCACTGCAAGGGTGTCGCTTGGGCAATCCTGTTGTATTGATATATTGGAGGTAATGTACATGGCCCATCCAACTCGTTCGATGGATATCGTATCGTGATCGCGTCGCGCAAAGGCGGCCAAGACACCGTCCAGTTTGATAGTCAGAGATGCCGTAAAGCGTCCGTTCTTGTAACAAGAAGGGTGTGCCGAACGCGGTTGTCATGCACCCCTCCACAACCACCAGCGGACCGCTTAAGCCCGGTAAGGGGAGAGTTCGAAGGCGGGTGTGGAGGACTGCTCAAATAATACACGCTAGGCTTTCATCATCTGCGAATCGCGTTAGTACTTTTAACGGCATAAATGGAGGTGGTGGCTTACAGTAGTTAAACTGGAAGGATGAAGAGGAAACGAAGGTGTGGGATTGCCGAAAGTTTTGTGGCAGCCGCGCATGGGCCAGGTCTTGGCTCATCCGTGGACTTTTCGAAGTCAGCCAAAAAATCATCAACTTTGAACAACAATTTGGGCATTTTCCCATTGAATTAACCGGTGCCTCGAGATGATTCTGGTGCATGCTTCACGGCATGCTGCAGGTCGCGGCGCATGTCTACGAAGCTCGTACGCTGAGATATCTCGATTTGTTCGAACACGCCATCACGGGATCACGTTGGATCGCGCATCACTGTGTTTGAAGAACGCAACGCGCTCTTTTGTGAGCTTGCAGTCTGGTGCACCCACGTTGTCACCAGAAGAAAAGCTTCGCAAAACATTAGATGATTTCAAAGAATCCAGTATGCGCCTTTCATGAActcctaggtcctattaCTCACCTGACGCAGCACGGATTCACTCTTGGAAGCACATTGACGATGCATGGTCAGAACTGCAGGCTGCGAACTTGACTCACAACAGAGCCGGCCGGGACGTCGAGATAGCTGGCTACCTTAGCACTCGACGAGATGTGAACAAAAAGCTCTCTTTTGCTATGCTGCGCAGCAAAAACCAAACGTGGTGCATTCAAATTGTCTCAACTGGCAATGTGGAAGGCGAGGAAGCAGAAGCACATGTTCGTCTTAGGACGTTAAGAGAATGGACTCCTGTCGTGGTTCGAGGCAGGCTCCTGGAGAGAAAGCAAGCCAAAGATGACACCTACCTCGGCATAAAATTGATCAACGACCGAGAGATATCGCTGACAAGTATCACTCCTCTGAACGAGATACCGAACGATATCATCATCAAGCAGGATACTGTGTTCGGTCCTGAGCAACGGCACCTACAACTACGCACTAACGCAGAACTGCGAAACAACATCATCAAAAGACAGAAAGCTATGCAAAGGGCGCGGCTAGAGCTAGCTGATAACGGCTGGAGAGAGATTGAGACTCCTATCCTGTTCAAATCTACGCCTGAAGGTGCGCGAGAGTTTCTCGTGCCAACACGGACCAAGGGGCTGGCATACGCGCTTCCTCAAAGTCCGCAACAGTACAAACAGATTCTCATGGCTTCCGGCTTCACTAGATATTACCAGTTCGCACGTTGCTTCCGCGACGAGGACCTGAGAGCCGACCGACAACCGGAGTTCACTCAGCTCGATATGGAGATGTCTTTTGCAGCGGAGGAAGACATCATGGCTGAGATTGAACGGCTGCTGAGGGCTCTTTGGTACAGAGTATTGAAGCAGAAGACGCCGGAGAAATTTCCGCGAATGACCTACCAGGAAGCCATGGCTTCGTACGGATCAGACAAGCCGGACCTGCGGTACAACTCGAAGGTGTGTTAAGTGATGTTCTAACATAAGTAGCTCTAACATGTCACAGATTCATTCTATCACCCAGTATCTCCCCGCCGATCTAATCGGCAAAATCACACCGCTCCAGGACCCTACTGTAGAAGCATTCAAGATCTCAATTTCCTCTGACCCCAAAGTCACACGAAAGTTCATCTCCGATTTCCTCGATGGCCCGGACGGCAAAGCATTCCTCGAGAACGCTGACGGTCAACCCGGCGTCTTCGTGGGCGACCTCTCAGCACCCATGCAAGGCCTAGGACCACTCGGCTACCAGTATGTTATGGAAGGCCCTGAAGCCCTCGCCATCGAACACGGCGACCTCCTCATCCTCCAAGCACGCCCTACCGCTCCTTTCGCCGGTGGCTCGACTATGTTAGGCAACCTCCGTCTCGCCCTGCACAAAGCCGCCATCGCCCAAGGCCTCATCGACCCTCCGGATCAGCACGACTACAAATTCGTCTGGATCCATGACTTCCCTCTCTTCTCGCCCTCAGTCGACTCTGAACCCGGCCAAGGCGGCACCGCAGGCCTCGCATCAACCCACCACCCCTTCACCGCACCCAAGACCCCCGCAGACGTCGACCTCCTGCTCACTGCGCCCGAGAAAGCCATCGCAGCACACTACGACATCGTCGTCAACGGCGTCGAGCTAGGCGGCGGGAGCCGTCGTATCCACAGCGCCGGCGTTCAAGAGTTCATCTTCCGTGACGTGCTGAAGATGAAGCCCGAGCGCGTCGAGGACTTTAGGCACTTGCTCGACGTGCTGCGGAGTGGGTGTCCGCCGCACGTGGGCATTGCGCTGGGTTGGGACAGGTTGATGGCGATCATGTGCCACAAGGAGAGTGTGCGCGATGTCATTGCATTTCCCAAGAGTGGGCGTGGAGAGGATTTGCTGGTCAAGAGCCCGAATCGGCCG
This region includes:
- a CDS encoding Aspartate--tRNA ligase translates to MILVHASRHAAGRGACLRSSYAEISRFVRTRHHGITLDRASLCLKNATRSFVSLQSGAPTLSPEEKLRKTLDDFKESTRIHSWKHIDDAWSELQAANLTHNRAGRDVEIAGYLSTRRDVNKKLSFAMLRSKNQTWCIQIVSTGNVEGEEAEAHVRLRTLREWTPVVVRGRLLERKQAKDDTYLGIKLINDREISLTSITPLNEIPNDIIIKQDTVFGPEQRHLQLRTNAELRNNIIKRQKAMQRARLELADNGWREIETPILFKSTPEGAREFLVPTRTKGLAYALPQSPQQYKQILMASGFTRYYQFARCFRDEDLRADRQPEFTQLDMEMSFAAEEDIMAEIERLLRALWYRVLKQKTPEKFPRMTYQEAMASYGSDKPDLRYNSKIHSITQYLPADLIGKITPLQDPTVEAFKISISSDPKVTRKFISDFLDGPDGKAFLENADGQPGVFVGDLSAPMQGLGPLGYQYVMEGPEALAIEHGDLLILQARPTAPFAGGSTMLGNLRLALHKAAIAQGLIDPPDQHDYKFVWIHDFPLFSPSVDSEPGQGGTAGLASTHHPFTAPKTPADVDLLLTAPEKAIAAHYDIVVNGVELGGGSRRIHSAGVQEFIFRDVLKMKPERVEDFRHLLDVLRSGCPPHVGIALGWDRLMAIMCHKESVRDVIAFPKSGRGEDLLVKSPNRPTVEQWDTYGLQVKA